A genomic segment from Nocardiopsis sp. Huas11 encodes:
- a CDS encoding MFS transporter, producing the protein MTGILLIVTTEILPIGLLTSVGSEFLITDGTAGLTMAVPGIVAAVAAPTVTATTARRDRRLMLCALVLLLAAANLLAAVAGAYWVLLVSRVMVGITIGGFWSIGVGIADRLVPAESVTRANAVIFSAVPLGSVLGVPAGTLLGDLVGWRAAFVVLGLLSLGTCAALAASLPRLPPVRPTRLRALGALLRGTGTRVGLLLTFLIVLAHFGAYTYVTPFLERVTRVDPSTVTVYLLAYGVAGILGNHVAGALIARSPRAAFAGAAALLGGATLLLPVLGDRPVGALVLLVAWGAAYGAVPICSQAWFAASAPGSPEAASVLFTASFQATICVGALGGGLVVDQTSPSAVMTLGGGTALLMVAVVGIHLALSAGPSAGPRPRGRR; encoded by the coding sequence ATGACCGGGATCCTCCTGATCGTCACCACCGAGATTCTGCCGATCGGCCTGCTGACATCGGTCGGATCGGAGTTCCTGATCACCGACGGAACGGCGGGGCTGACGATGGCGGTGCCGGGGATCGTGGCGGCGGTCGCGGCACCCACCGTCACGGCGACGACCGCCCGACGCGACCGGCGGCTCATGCTGTGCGCGCTGGTGCTCCTCCTCGCGGCGGCGAACCTCCTCGCCGCCGTGGCCGGGGCCTACTGGGTGCTGCTGGTCTCCCGGGTGATGGTGGGGATCACCATCGGCGGTTTCTGGTCCATCGGCGTCGGCATCGCGGACCGCCTGGTCCCGGCCGAGTCCGTGACCCGCGCGAACGCCGTGATCTTCTCCGCCGTCCCACTGGGGTCGGTGCTCGGCGTTCCCGCGGGCACGCTGCTCGGCGACCTCGTCGGCTGGCGCGCCGCCTTCGTCGTCCTGGGGCTCCTGTCACTGGGGACGTGCGCCGCGCTGGCCGCTTCCCTTCCGCGGCTGCCCCCGGTCCGGCCCACCCGGCTGCGCGCGTTGGGCGCGCTGCTGCGGGGCACCGGCACCAGGGTCGGGCTGCTCCTGACGTTCCTCATCGTGCTCGCCCATTTCGGGGCCTACACCTACGTGACCCCGTTCCTCGAGCGTGTGACACGGGTGGATCCGAGCACGGTCACCGTGTACCTCTTGGCCTATGGCGTCGCCGGGATCCTCGGCAACCATGTCGCGGGAGCGCTCATCGCGCGCAGCCCGCGAGCCGCCTTCGCCGGCGCCGCGGCCCTGCTCGGCGGAGCGACCCTGCTCCTGCCGGTGCTGGGCGACCGTCCGGTCGGCGCCCTGGTGCTCCTCGTCGCCTGGGGAGCGGCCTACGGAGCGGTGCCGATCTGCTCGCAGGCGTGGTTCGCCGCATCGGCTCCGGGCTCACCGGAGGCGGCCTCCGTGCTCTTCACCGCGTCCTTCCAGGCGACGATCTGCGTCGGAGCCCTGGGCGGCGGACTCGTGGTGGACCAGACTTCGCCGTCGGCCGTCATGACGCTCGGTGGTGGGACCGCGCTTCTGATGGTCGCCGTCGTGGGGATTCATCTGGCGCTGTCCGCCGGGCCGTCGGCGGGGCCCCGTCCTCGCGGTCGGCGCTGA
- a CDS encoding acyl-CoA dehydrogenase family protein: protein MSEATAPAFSLELSEDVRDVRDWTHGFAADVIRPAAAEWDEREQTPWPIIQEAAKIGLYSLDFFANQWLEPSGLGIPVAFEELYWGDPGIALALTGTGLAAVSVAANGTQEQLLEWTPQMFGTADDVKLAAFCSSEPDAGSDVSAIRTRAVYDQAKDEWVINGTKTWATNGGIADVHVVVASVEPEFGSRGQATFIVPPNTPGLSQGQKFAKHGIRASHTAEVVLQDVRVPGSCLLGGKEKLDERLARVREGKRSNGQAAMKTFEASRPSVGAMAVGCARAAYEYALEYSTQREQFGRPIGENQGVAFLLAEMATRIDAARLLVWRAAWMARNNKDFDKAQGSMSKLYASETATFVTQNAVRILGGNGYTREYPVERWHRDATIFTIFEGASEIQKLIIGRQITGLPVR from the coding sequence ATGAGTGAGGCCACCGCGCCCGCCTTCAGCCTGGAACTCAGCGAGGACGTTCGCGACGTCCGGGACTGGACCCACGGGTTCGCCGCCGACGTCATCCGCCCCGCCGCAGCCGAGTGGGACGAGCGGGAGCAGACCCCCTGGCCGATCATCCAGGAGGCCGCCAAGATCGGCCTGTACTCCCTCGACTTCTTCGCCAACCAGTGGCTGGAGCCCAGCGGGCTCGGCATCCCTGTCGCCTTCGAGGAGCTGTACTGGGGCGACCCCGGTATCGCGCTGGCCCTGACCGGCACCGGCCTGGCGGCCGTGTCGGTGGCGGCCAACGGCACCCAGGAACAGCTGCTGGAGTGGACGCCGCAGATGTTCGGCACCGCTGACGACGTCAAGCTCGCCGCGTTCTGCTCCTCCGAGCCCGACGCGGGCAGCGACGTCTCGGCCATCCGCACCCGGGCCGTGTACGACCAGGCCAAGGACGAGTGGGTGATCAACGGGACCAAGACGTGGGCCACCAACGGCGGCATCGCCGACGTGCACGTCGTCGTGGCCTCCGTTGAGCCCGAGTTCGGTTCGCGGGGCCAGGCGACCTTCATCGTCCCGCCCAACACCCCGGGGCTGAGCCAGGGGCAGAAGTTCGCCAAGCACGGGATCCGCGCCTCGCACACCGCCGAGGTCGTGCTCCAGGACGTCCGGGTGCCGGGCTCGTGCCTGCTCGGCGGCAAGGAGAAGCTGGACGAGCGCCTCGCCCGCGTCCGAGAGGGCAAGCGCTCCAACGGCCAGGCCGCGATGAAGACCTTCGAGGCCTCCCGCCCCAGCGTCGGCGCCATGGCGGTCGGCTGCGCCCGCGCCGCCTACGAGTACGCGCTGGAGTACTCGACCCAGCGCGAGCAGTTCGGCAGACCCATCGGCGAGAACCAGGGCGTGGCCTTCCTGCTGGCCGAGATGGCCACCCGCATCGACGCCGCCCGCCTCCTGGTCTGGCGCGCTGCCTGGATGGCCCGCAACAACAAGGACTTCGACAAGGCCCAGGGCTCCATGAGCAAGCTCTACGCGAGCGAGACCGCCACGTTCGTCACCCAGAACGCCGTGCGCATCCTGGGCGGCAACGGCTACACGCGCGAGTACCCGGTGGAGCGCTGGCACCGCGACGCCACGATCTTCACCATCTTCGAGGGCGCGAGCGAGATCCAGAAGCTCATCATCGGCCGCCAGATCACCGGCCTGCCCGTGCGCTGA
- a CDS encoding helix-turn-helix domain-containing protein, with protein MTGDLDLVTFGQRLRHLRRARGLTLSDLGERVGRAPSQLSLLENGKREPKLSLLTSLASALGVSVEELLSKQPPSRRAQLEITVEEAQRDPLYQALNLPHLKVGKRVPNDVLEHIVGLYDELKRRHAKPTATPEEARRANADLRRQMRERGNYFENIEKAAAETLAAVNYTAGALSQGQILAIATHHGFGLKYVQDLPRSVRSLTDHINRRIYLKRETTLGMHSPRTILLQTLGHVILGHGQPRDFGDFLRQRVEANYFAAAVLIPESTAVTYLQEAKQARDLSVEDLRDVYSVSYEMAAHRFTNLAHRHLDLVCHFIRNDETGIIYKAYENDGLVFPTDDSGAIEGQRMCRQWSGRQVFASPDRYSIYYQYTDKPNGTHWCVAHVDPSRERNFAITLGVPYKESRWFRGRETTNRTKSNCPNGECCVRPPAELAARWEGNVWPSARAHSHVLSALPSGTFPGVDEHDVYTFLENHSREA; from the coding sequence TTGACGGGTGACCTAGATCTCGTTACCTTCGGGCAGCGGCTCCGCCACCTGCGCCGGGCGCGCGGTCTGACCCTCTCTGACCTGGGAGAACGGGTGGGGAGGGCGCCTTCGCAGCTCTCCCTCCTGGAGAACGGCAAACGCGAGCCCAAGCTCTCCCTCCTCACGTCTCTCGCATCCGCCCTCGGCGTCTCGGTCGAGGAACTTCTGTCGAAGCAGCCCCCGAGCCGGCGCGCGCAGCTGGAGATCACCGTCGAGGAGGCCCAGCGCGACCCCCTCTACCAAGCCCTGAACCTGCCGCACCTGAAGGTCGGCAAGCGGGTCCCCAACGACGTGCTCGAACACATCGTGGGCCTGTACGACGAACTCAAGCGGCGCCACGCCAAGCCGACGGCCACCCCGGAGGAGGCCCGGCGTGCCAACGCCGACCTGCGCCGCCAGATGCGCGAGCGCGGCAACTACTTCGAGAACATCGAGAAGGCGGCGGCCGAGACCCTGGCCGCCGTCAACTACACCGCGGGGGCCCTGTCCCAGGGACAGATCCTCGCGATCGCCACCCACCACGGCTTCGGCCTGAAGTACGTGCAGGACCTGCCCCGCTCGGTGCGCTCGCTGACCGACCACATCAACCGGCGCATCTACCTCAAGCGCGAGACGACCCTGGGCATGCACAGCCCGCGCACGATCCTGTTGCAGACCCTGGGCCACGTCATCCTCGGCCACGGCCAGCCCCGCGACTTCGGCGACTTCCTCCGCCAGCGGGTGGAGGCCAACTACTTCGCGGCGGCCGTGCTCATACCCGAGTCCACCGCCGTCACCTACCTCCAGGAGGCCAAGCAGGCCCGCGACCTGTCCGTGGAGGACCTGCGCGACGTCTACTCCGTCTCCTACGAGATGGCCGCCCACCGGTTCACCAACCTGGCCCACCGCCACCTGGACCTGGTCTGCCACTTCATCCGCAACGACGAGACCGGCATCATCTACAAGGCCTACGAGAACGACGGCCTGGTCTTCCCGACCGACGACTCCGGCGCCATCGAGGGCCAGCGCATGTGCCGCCAGTGGTCGGGCCGCCAGGTGTTCGCCTCCCCGGACCGCTACTCGATCTACTACCAGTACACGGACAAGCCCAACGGCACGCACTGGTGCGTGGCGCACGTTGACCCCAGCCGCGAGCGCAACTTCGCCATCACCCTGGGCGTGCCCTACAAGGAGTCCCGCTGGTTCCGCGGCCGGGAGACGACCAACCGGACCAAGTCCAACTGCCCCAACGGCGAGTGCTGCGTGCGGCCGCCGGCCGAGCTGGCCGCCCGCTGGGAGGGCAATGTGTGGCCGTCGGCGCGCGCCCACTCCCACGTGCTGTCGGCCCTGCCCTCGGGCACGTTCCCCGGCGTGGACGAACACGACGTCTACACGTTCCTGGAGAACCACAGCCGCGAGGCGTGA
- the aceA gene encoding isocitrate lyase yields MGTSARRQEASAELQRDWETNPRWAGIERTYSADDVVKLRGSVTEEHTLARRGAERLWDLLHTEDYVNSLGALTGNQAVQQVRAGLKAIYLSGWQVAADANLSGSTYPDQSLYPANSVPAVVRRINNALMRADQITWAEGDDSAPEWLAPIVADAEAGFGGVLNAYELMKGMIASGAAGVHWEDQLASEKKCGHLGGKVLIPTGQHVKTLNAARLAADVAGVPSLVIARTDAQAATLITSDIDELDQPYITGERTGEGFYRFRNGVDACVARGLAYAPHSDLLWMETATPDLEVARDFAERIKAQYPDQMLAYNCSPSFNWKRHLDDATIAKFQRELGHMGYKFQFITLAGFHSLNYSMFNLAKGYAQNGMTSYVELQEAEFAAEERGYTATRHQREVGTGYFDAISTTISPEGSTTALTGSTEEDQFSAAH; encoded by the coding sequence ATGGGCACCAGCGCTCGACGTCAGGAAGCCAGCGCCGAACTCCAGCGGGACTGGGAGACCAACCCCCGGTGGGCCGGGATCGAGCGCACCTACTCCGCCGACGACGTGGTCAAGCTCCGCGGCTCCGTCACCGAGGAGCACACCCTGGCCCGTCGGGGTGCCGAGCGGCTCTGGGACCTGCTGCACACCGAGGACTACGTCAACAGCCTCGGCGCCCTGACCGGCAACCAGGCGGTCCAGCAGGTCCGCGCCGGCCTCAAGGCCATCTACCTCTCCGGGTGGCAGGTCGCGGCCGACGCCAACCTCTCCGGCAGCACCTACCCGGACCAGAGCCTCTACCCGGCCAACTCCGTCCCGGCCGTGGTCCGCCGCATCAACAACGCCCTGATGCGCGCCGACCAGATCACCTGGGCCGAGGGCGACGACAGCGCCCCCGAGTGGCTCGCCCCGATCGTCGCCGACGCCGAGGCCGGCTTCGGCGGTGTCCTCAACGCCTACGAGCTGATGAAGGGCATGATCGCCTCCGGTGCGGCCGGTGTGCACTGGGAGGACCAGCTGGCCTCCGAGAAGAAGTGCGGCCACCTGGGCGGCAAGGTCCTCATCCCGACCGGCCAGCACGTCAAGACGCTGAACGCGGCCCGCCTGGCGGCCGACGTGGCCGGCGTCCCGTCCCTGGTCATCGCGCGGACCGACGCCCAGGCCGCGACCCTGATCACCAGCGACATCGACGAGCTCGACCAGCCCTACATCACGGGCGAGCGCACCGGTGAGGGCTTCTACCGCTTCCGCAACGGCGTGGACGCCTGCGTCGCCCGCGGCCTGGCCTACGCCCCGCACTCCGACCTGCTCTGGATGGAGACCGCGACGCCCGACCTGGAGGTCGCCCGCGACTTCGCCGAGCGCATCAAGGCCCAGTACCCGGACCAGATGCTGGCCTACAACTGCTCGCCGTCCTTCAACTGGAAGCGGCACCTGGACGACGCGACCATCGCGAAGTTCCAGCGCGAGCTGGGCCACATGGGCTACAAGTTCCAGTTCATCACGCTGGCCGGCTTCCACTCGCTCAACTACTCGATGTTCAACCTGGCCAAGGGCTACGCCCAGAACGGGATGACCTCGTACGTCGAGCTGCAGGAGGCCGAGTTCGCGGCGGAGGAGCGCGGTTACACCGCCACCCGCCACCAGCGCGAGGTCGGCACCGGCTACTTCGACGCCATCAGCACGACCATCTCCCCTGAGGGCAGCACCACCGCACTCACCGGCTCCACCGAGGAAGACCAGTTCTCAGCGGCTCACTGA
- a CDS encoding CPBP family intramembrane glutamic endopeptidase, whose translation MSDKTHHEPRASRATDSALAPPLAPRLLRWEILCVLALSLGAAAVSSTISFVGALTATESLAEQTASLVNPRAVERPWLDLSYQLYAVVFAMAPVLLVLYLLHRTGDSARTIGFDVRRPGLDLGGGAVLAALIGLGGLVVYVVSWQLGLTRTIAPSTLDGNWWDSLVLVLQAAKNGVLEEVIVVGYLLHRLQQLGWSPWKAVLASSVLRAFYHLYQGAGMFFGNLVMGLVFGWFYLRYGRVMPLVVAHTVIDIVAFVGSVYLIGRIDWLPV comes from the coding sequence GTGAGCGACAAGACCCACCACGAGCCGCGCGCGTCCCGCGCCACCGACTCCGCCCTCGCCCCGCCCCTCGCGCCGCGCCTGCTGCGCTGGGAGATCCTGTGCGTCCTGGCCCTGTCCCTGGGCGCGGCGGCGGTGTCGTCGACCATCTCCTTCGTCGGCGCCCTGACCGCCACCGAGAGCCTCGCCGAACAGACCGCGAGCCTGGTGAACCCGCGCGCCGTCGAGCGGCCCTGGCTGGACCTGTCCTACCAGCTCTACGCGGTCGTCTTCGCGATGGCGCCGGTCCTGCTCGTGCTGTACCTGCTGCACCGGACCGGCGACTCGGCGCGCACGATCGGCTTCGACGTGCGCCGTCCCGGCCTGGACCTGGGCGGCGGCGCCGTTCTGGCGGCCCTGATCGGTCTGGGCGGCCTGGTCGTCTACGTCGTGTCCTGGCAGCTGGGCCTGACGCGCACCATCGCGCCCAGCACGCTGGACGGCAACTGGTGGGACTCCCTCGTGCTCGTCCTCCAGGCGGCCAAGAACGGCGTCCTGGAGGAGGTCATCGTGGTGGGCTACCTCCTGCACCGGCTCCAACAGCTGGGCTGGTCGCCGTGGAAGGCGGTGCTGGCCAGTTCCGTGCTGCGCGCCTTCTACCACCTCTACCAGGGGGCGGGCATGTTCTTCGGCAACCTGGTGATGGGGCTGGTGTTCGGCTGGTTCTACCTGCGCTACGGCCGGGTGATGCCCCTCGTGGTGGCGCACACGGTCATCGACATCGTGGCGTTCGTGGGGTCGGTCTACCTCATCGGCCGGATCGACTGGCTTCCGGTCTGA
- a CDS encoding MFS transporter, with the protein MSVASGPNTGDQSGSPHGGTASFRSRRGLLLLLAVGIALAALNLRTAITSVGPVLGEVTDGLGMTAVGAGVLTTLPVLCFALFGGLTPALARRLGEHHLLVYALGAVFVGLVARAFAPHPWLFLALSAVALSGGAIGNVILPALVKEHFPDRVGLMTTVYTTALAAGTAIAAAATVPMEQATGEWRLALGSYALFALVAALPWLLALRAEPRRGGDGHHLNMRQVLGTGIGRQAVLYFGTQSSIAYIMFGWYAQMLRDQGMDAQSAGLALSYLTLLGVPMSLVLPTLATRMRNTSPIVVMFAVAYLAGFAGMWIAPLSGVWVWTTLVGVGMGSFVFALTVFALRTRTGPGTAAMSATSQSLGYLMGGAGPFLFGLLHELSGGWHAPLALLVALTVTNLLVGLLLSRPRYLEDAIAAREGAVSAAERPDPS; encoded by the coding sequence ATGAGCGTCGCATCCGGACCGAACACCGGCGATCAGAGCGGTTCCCCGCACGGGGGGACCGCTTCCTTCCGTTCCCGGCGCGGTCTCCTGCTGCTGCTGGCGGTGGGAATCGCGCTGGCGGCCCTCAACCTGCGGACCGCCATCACGAGTGTGGGGCCCGTGCTCGGCGAGGTCACGGACGGTCTGGGCATGACCGCCGTCGGTGCCGGAGTGCTCACGACCCTGCCCGTATTGTGCTTCGCCCTCTTCGGCGGACTGACCCCGGCCCTGGCCAGGCGCCTGGGCGAGCACCACCTCCTGGTCTACGCGCTCGGCGCGGTCTTCGTCGGGCTCGTCGCCCGCGCGTTCGCGCCCCACCCCTGGCTCTTCCTGGCCCTGAGCGCCGTGGCACTGTCCGGTGGCGCGATCGGCAATGTCATCCTCCCCGCGTTGGTCAAGGAGCACTTCCCCGACCGCGTGGGCCTGATGACGACCGTCTACACCACGGCCCTGGCCGCGGGAACCGCCATCGCGGCGGCGGCGACGGTGCCCATGGAGCAGGCGACCGGCGAGTGGCGCCTCGCGTTGGGCTCCTACGCCCTCTTCGCGCTCGTGGCGGCCCTGCCCTGGCTCCTGGCGCTGCGCGCCGAACCGCGCCGCGGCGGCGACGGGCACCACCTGAACATGCGCCAGGTGCTCGGCACCGGCATCGGCCGCCAGGCCGTGCTCTACTTCGGCACCCAGTCCTCCATCGCCTACATCATGTTCGGCTGGTACGCGCAGATGCTGCGCGATCAGGGGATGGACGCGCAGTCCGCGGGCCTGGCCCTGTCGTACCTGACACTGCTGGGCGTGCCGATGTCACTGGTGCTGCCCACCCTGGCCACCAGGATGCGCAACACGAGCCCCATCGTGGTCATGTTCGCGGTCGCCTACCTGGCCGGCTTCGCCGGGATGTGGATCGCGCCCCTGTCGGGGGTGTGGGTGTGGACCACGCTCGTCGGCGTGGGCATGGGCAGCTTCGTCTTCGCCCTGACCGTCTTCGCCCTGCGCACGCGCACGGGCCCCGGGACCGCCGCGATGTCGGCCACCAGCCAGAGCCTGGGCTACCTCATGGGCGGGGCGGGGCCCTTCCTGTTCGGCCTGCTGCACGAGCTCAGCGGCGGCTGGCACGCGCCCCTGGCGCTGCTGGTGGCCCTGACGGTGACCAACCTGCTCGTCGGACTGCTGCTGTCGCGCCCCCGCTACCTGGAGGACGCGATCGCCGCCCGCGAGGGCGCCGTGTCCGCCGCGGAGCGCCCGGACCCCTCCTAG
- a CDS encoding FadR/GntR family transcriptional regulator has product MPLASTRRTGLVDQVISQLRAQIDSGEWGVGDRIPTESELSDQLEVGRNTVREAVRALAHAGLLEIRQGAGTFVRASSELGGALRRRLERSRLRENLEVRRALEVEAARLAALRHSEEDMAGIDRAMALREEAWRERDMSTFVEADFTFHRAVVNATHNTLLIDLYDDIAQVVYASIAHTAYGQSAEAADRPSSATDGIDHTGLTEAIRAADAPAAAREATCYIDELLSLTED; this is encoded by the coding sequence GTGCCCCTCGCCTCGACACGCCGGACCGGTCTCGTCGACCAGGTCATCAGTCAGTTACGAGCCCAGATCGACTCGGGTGAATGGGGCGTCGGCGACCGCATCCCCACCGAGTCGGAGCTGTCCGACCAGCTGGAAGTGGGCCGCAACACCGTCCGCGAGGCCGTCCGTGCCCTCGCCCACGCCGGACTCCTGGAGATCCGGCAGGGCGCCGGGACCTTCGTGCGCGCCTCCAGCGAGCTCGGCGGCGCCCTGCGCCGACGTCTGGAGCGGTCGCGCCTGCGGGAGAACCTGGAGGTGCGCCGCGCGCTGGAGGTGGAGGCCGCCCGGCTGGCGGCGCTGCGCCACAGCGAGGAGGACATGGCCGGCATCGACCGTGCCATGGCCCTGCGCGAGGAGGCCTGGCGCGAGCGTGACATGAGCACGTTCGTGGAGGCCGACTTCACCTTCCACCGGGCGGTCGTCAACGCCACCCACAACACCCTGCTCATCGATCTGTACGACGACATCGCCCAGGTCGTGTACGCGAGCATCGCGCACACCGCCTACGGGCAGAGCGCCGAGGCGGCCGACCGGCCGTCCTCGGCCACCGACGGCATCGACCACACCGGCCTGACGGAGGCGATCCGCGCCGCGGACGCCCCCGCGGCCGCTCGTGAGGCGACCTGCTACATCGACGAGCTGCTCTCCCTCACCGAGGACTGA
- a CDS encoding RraA family protein, with translation MGTVGLARCGGRPFGTHLFSVWPGATLAATAFPVRCTPGDNLALHVAVAQAPPGSALVVDVAGDSEYGYVDEVIAVAARTRGVAGIVLDGCVRDITAIARCGLPVFSAGVAVREAGHDAGGAVGQQISMTASGPVPLPVRRGDWIVADDDGVVCLPRAQVSAIITEAMSSLSRERALVDAVAAGESTLDLLGLDPSRVAGWEGASEERARPGFGRTRRLGRRDSTMRVVEGVSALRARGGHLPALGDAYGTD, from the coding sequence GTGGGAACGGTGGGCCTCGCCCGGTGCGGCGGCCGCCCCTTCGGCACGCACCTGTTCTCGGTCTGGCCGGGGGCGACGCTGGCCGCGACCGCCTTCCCCGTCCGGTGCACACCGGGCGACAACCTCGCGCTGCACGTGGCGGTGGCCCAGGCTCCCCCCGGATCGGCCCTGGTCGTGGACGTGGCCGGTGACTCCGAGTACGGCTACGTCGACGAGGTCATCGCCGTGGCCGCGCGGACCCGCGGAGTGGCCGGCATCGTCCTGGACGGGTGCGTCCGCGACATCACCGCCATCGCCCGCTGCGGGCTGCCCGTCTTCAGCGCCGGCGTGGCCGTGCGCGAGGCCGGACACGACGCGGGGGGAGCGGTCGGCCAGCAGATCAGCATGACGGCCAGCGGGCCCGTGCCGCTGCCGGTGCGCCGGGGCGACTGGATCGTGGCCGACGACGACGGCGTGGTCTGCCTGCCGCGGGCCCAGGTCAGCGCCATCATCACCGAGGCCATGAGCAGCCTGAGCCGCGAGCGCGCGCTCGTCGACGCCGTGGCGGCGGGGGAGAGCACGCTGGACCTGCTGGGCCTGGATCCCTCGCGGGTCGCGGGCTGGGAGGGCGCGAGCGAGGAGCGCGCGCGGCCGGGCTTCGGGCGGACGCGCCGCCTGGGGCGCAGGGACAGCACCATGCGTGTGGTCGAGGGCGTGTCCGCACTGCGCGCGCGGGGAGGGCACCTGCCCGCCCTCGGCGACGCCTACGGCACCGACTGA
- a CDS encoding Lrp/AsnC family transcriptional regulator, translating to MLDAVDAALMRALQGDGRATFQALADGVGLSRTAVRARVRQLVQTGAIRIVGVLHAGVVGMEVLGHVSFRVSGPVGPLMDALGEREAVTFAAQSAGRFPAVAQVRVADDAALTKELAELRSLPGVEGAEVFRATSVFKDAHSSVRELRDIELDALDWRLVRRLLKDGRASYADLARQVGLSQAAARSRVVRLLNAGVVHVTALVEPSAVGANEQLGFGLRCRGDAGALGAALANLTRISFLASGFGRYDVVGTLAAPDRHRLVEALESVRSTPGVSYVETWDHLSVRKERRGGERPMGWPPG from the coding sequence GTGCTGGATGCGGTTGACGCGGCGCTGATGCGCGCGTTGCAGGGGGATGGCAGAGCGACGTTCCAGGCCCTGGCGGACGGGGTCGGACTGTCTCGGACGGCGGTGCGCGCCAGAGTGCGCCAGCTCGTGCAGACGGGCGCGATCCGGATCGTGGGCGTGTTGCACGCCGGCGTGGTCGGCATGGAGGTCCTCGGTCATGTGTCGTTCCGGGTCAGCGGCCCGGTGGGGCCGCTGATGGACGCGCTGGGCGAACGCGAGGCCGTGACCTTCGCCGCGCAGTCGGCCGGGCGGTTCCCGGCCGTCGCGCAGGTGCGGGTGGCCGACGACGCCGCCCTCACCAAGGAGTTGGCCGAGCTGCGGTCGCTGCCGGGGGTGGAGGGCGCCGAGGTCTTCCGTGCCACGTCGGTGTTCAAGGACGCCCACAGCAGCGTGCGGGAACTGCGCGACATCGAGTTGGACGCGCTGGACTGGCGGCTGGTGCGCCGGCTGCTCAAGGACGGCCGGGCCTCGTACGCGGACCTGGCGCGCCAGGTGGGGCTGTCGCAGGCCGCGGCGCGCTCGCGTGTGGTGCGCCTGCTGAACGCGGGCGTCGTGCACGTGACGGCGCTGGTGGAGCCCTCCGCGGTGGGGGCCAACGAACAGTTGGGGTTCGGCCTGCGCTGCCGGGGCGACGCCGGTGCGCTGGGCGCGGCGCTGGCGAACCTGACCAGGATCTCGTTCCTGGCCAGCGGGTTCGGGCGCTACGACGTCGTCGGCACGCTGGCCGCACCGGACCGTCACCGCCTGGTGGAGGCCCTGGAGTCGGTCCGCTCGACGCCCGGGGTCTCCTACGTGGAGACCTGGGACCACCTGTCGGTGCGCAAGGAGCGCAGGGGCGGGGAGCGGCCGATGGGGTGGCCGCCGGGGTGA